In Blastopirellula sp. J2-11, a single genomic region encodes these proteins:
- a CDS encoding DUF1549 domain-containing protein: MRVHRVFLSLALAAAYAAVVGDLHATEPSLRVLPGEIVLDTVKSSQRIVAQRLDGDQALAEARDVVWKSSDESIATVKNGSVFPHANGLATITATAGEQTATAQVRVTGQDAEFHWNFRNQILSIFSKANCNGGACHGALAGKKGFKLSLFGYDPASDYDSITRHARGRRVTYSDPGRSLLLLKPTGTLPHKGGVRFEVSSPDYMAIAEWIADGAPPPQESDARLDHLQILPAASRQTPGDEQQLVVIAHYDDGRREDITRWAKFDSVNTSVAEVAADGHVSIVGPGEGAVKAWFLNQNVLAFVSVPYPGEPASAAIAAAPRRNFIDEMILAKLDSLNLPPSPPADDAQFVRRAYLDAIGVLPTTAETRDFLADDDPAKRDKLIDALLERPEFVDYWSYQWSDLLLVSGDRLRPEAVKSYYGWIRGQVEKNRPWDEMVHELVTASGGTYDNGAANFYALHQDPTVMAETVAQAFLGLSIGCAKCHNHPLEKWTNDQYFGMANLFSRVRGKGWGGDFRSGDGKRTVFADTAGELVQPRTGKPQLPRPLDGEAIPFDATDDRREHMADWLTSKENPYFSRAIVNRVWANYFGVGLVEKVDDVRLTNPASNEELLAATQQYLVKHDFQLKELMRVIMQSAAYQRSSQPLARNENDGRFYSRYYPRRLSAEVILDAYAAVTKAPSTFQGFDAGTRAMQLPDASVQSDFLATFGRPERLITCECERSDEPSMTQALHLYNGETLLKKLGAKDSRSRQLATSDKSAAEIIEEAYLATLCRFPTTAETEAISAEFEQLQAEDRQELVDDLFWSLLTSKEFLFNH; this comes from the coding sequence ATGCGCGTCCATCGTGTTTTCCTTTCACTCGCACTGGCCGCGGCTTATGCCGCCGTCGTCGGCGATTTGCATGCAACCGAGCCTTCGCTCCGCGTGCTCCCCGGCGAGATCGTCCTCGATACTGTCAAATCGTCGCAACGAATCGTTGCGCAGCGATTGGACGGTGACCAGGCGTTGGCTGAAGCCCGCGATGTGGTCTGGAAATCGTCGGACGAATCGATCGCTACTGTAAAAAATGGATCGGTCTTTCCGCACGCAAACGGACTGGCGACGATCACCGCGACCGCAGGAGAACAGACCGCGACAGCGCAAGTGCGCGTCACGGGGCAAGATGCGGAGTTCCACTGGAACTTCCGCAATCAAATCTTGTCGATCTTCTCGAAAGCGAACTGCAACGGCGGCGCTTGTCATGGCGCATTGGCCGGCAAAAAGGGATTCAAACTCTCGCTCTTCGGGTACGATCCGGCGTCCGACTATGACTCGATCACGCGGCATGCCCGCGGACGCCGAGTGACGTACAGCGATCCAGGCCGCAGTTTGTTGCTGTTGAAGCCTACCGGTACGCTTCCACATAAAGGAGGCGTGCGATTTGAAGTGAGTTCGCCCGACTACATGGCGATCGCCGAGTGGATCGCCGATGGCGCTCCTCCTCCCCAAGAGTCCGACGCGCGGTTGGATCACCTCCAGATCTTGCCGGCGGCAAGTCGTCAAACTCCCGGCGACGAGCAACAGTTGGTCGTGATCGCGCATTACGATGACGGTCGCCGCGAAGATATCACGCGTTGGGCCAAGTTTGACTCGGTCAATACTTCGGTCGCCGAAGTCGCCGCCGACGGTCACGTCTCGATCGTCGGCCCCGGCGAAGGCGCTGTGAAGGCCTGGTTTTTGAACCAAAACGTCCTCGCATTCGTCAGCGTTCCTTATCCAGGCGAACCGGCTTCAGCAGCGATCGCAGCCGCGCCGCGACGCAATTTCATCGACGAGATGATCCTGGCGAAACTCGATAGCTTGAATCTGCCGCCGTCTCCGCCGGCCGACGACGCCCAGTTTGTCCGCCGCGCTTATCTCGACGCGATCGGCGTTTTGCCGACCACCGCCGAGACGCGCGATTTTCTCGCTGACGATGATCCGGCCAAACGCGACAAGTTGATCGACGCACTTTTGGAACGTCCTGAGTTTGTCGACTATTGGTCCTACCAATGGTCCGATCTGCTGTTGGTCAGCGGCGATCGCCTGCGTCCTGAAGCGGTGAAGAGCTACTACGGTTGGATCCGCGGTCAGGTCGAAAAAAACCGACCGTGGGATGAGATGGTGCATGAACTGGTGACCGCCAGCGGCGGGACCTACGACAATGGCGCCGCCAATTTTTATGCGCTCCACCAAGATCCAACCGTGATGGCTGAAACCGTCGCCCAGGCGTTTCTCGGTCTCTCGATCGGTTGTGCGAAGTGCCATAACCATCCGCTGGAAAAATGGACCAACGACCAGTACTTCGGCATGGCGAATCTCTTTTCGCGCGTCCGCGGCAAAGGCTGGGGAGGCGATTTTCGCAGCGGCGACGGCAAGCGAACTGTCTTTGCCGACACCGCCGGAGAATTGGTCCAGCCGAGAACCGGCAAGCCGCAATTGCCTCGTCCTTTGGACGGCGAAGCGATCCCGTTTGATGCGACAGACGATCGCCGCGAACATATGGCCGACTGGCTTACCTCGAAAGAGAATCCCTATTTCTCGCGGGCCATTGTCAATCGCGTCTGGGCGAACTACTTCGGAGTTGGCCTGGTCGAAAAAGTAGATGATGTCCGTCTCACCAATCCGGCCAGCAACGAAGAACTGCTCGCCGCAACGCAACAGTATCTGGTCAAGCATGACTTCCAGCTAAAAGAACTGATGCGGGTCATTATGCAATCGGCCGCCTACCAGCGCAGTAGTCAACCGCTCGCCAGAAACGAAAACGACGGACGCTTTTATTCTCGCTACTACCCGCGTCGGCTTTCCGCAGAAGTGATCCTGGACGCTTACGCCGCCGTAACCAAGGCGCCGTCGACCTTCCAAGGCTTTGACGCCGGCACCCGCGCGATGCAGCTTCCCGATGCGAGCGTTCAATCCGATTTTCTAGCGACCTTTGGTCGTCCCGAACGTCTGATCACCTGCGAGTGCGAACGGAGCGATGAGCCGTCGATGACGCAGGCGCTGCATCTCTACAACGGCGAGACGTTGCTGAAAAAGCTGGGCGCCAAAGATAGCCGTTCGCGCCAATTAGCGACAAGCGACAAGTCCGCAGCAGAAATCATTGAAGAGGCCTACCTGGCGACTCTTTGCCGCTTCCCGACCACCGCCGAAACGGAAGCGATCTCCGCCGAGTTTGAGCAACTCCAAGCCGAGGATCGTCAAGAATTAGTAGACGATCTTTTCTGGAGCCTGCTCACGTCGAAAGAGTTTCTCTTTAATCACTAA
- a CDS encoding DUF1501 domain-containing protein, whose protein sequence is MLQLTSRAKSVTCDGMVRRDFLQVGALGALGLSLPHLLAAQAQGAVADNHDERSVIMIFNLGAPSQMDTFDPKPDAPAEVRGPFKPIATKSPDIQLTEILPKHAEIADKFSLVRSCYHTAAAVHDTGHQMLQTGRLFTGGVNTPHAGCVLEYLRGRKTDLPAHVILPEPMGNTGGNLPHGQDAGFLGKAFDPFALMADPSTPNFQVPDLLPPKEIGQARLERRRRLRQIVEGTMRNFEASESAKLMDANFESAYRMITSPAARDAFDLTKEPPALRERYGMNRFGQSCLLARRLIEAGVRFVTVNTFLTVFNEITWDIHGSKPFTSIEGMKEIVAPMYDQAYSALITDLVDRGLLDNTLVCNLAEFGRTPRVNPAGGRDHWPQCFTVYFAGGGVQGGRVVGRSDPNGAYPAERPTPPSEVVATIYRSLGLDLETTLPGPAGRPFPLVDFGAHAIDELF, encoded by the coding sequence ATGCTTCAACTAACTTCTCGCGCCAAGTCGGTGACTTGCGACGGCATGGTCCGTCGCGATTTCTTGCAAGTTGGTGCGCTGGGTGCGCTCGGTTTGTCGCTTCCCCACTTGTTGGCCGCCCAAGCCCAAGGCGCCGTCGCCGATAATCATGACGAGCGCAGCGTCATCATGATCTTCAATCTCGGCGCGCCGAGCCAGATGGATACGTTCGATCCCAAACCAGATGCGCCGGCCGAAGTTCGCGGCCCCTTCAAGCCGATCGCCACCAAAAGCCCCGACATTCAACTGACCGAGATCCTGCCGAAACATGCGGAAATCGCTGATAAATTTTCGCTGGTTCGCAGCTGTTATCACACGGCGGCCGCCGTTCATGACACCGGCCATCAGATGTTGCAAACGGGGCGCCTGTTTACCGGCGGCGTCAACACGCCGCATGCCGGTTGCGTGCTTGAGTATCTCCGCGGCCGCAAGACCGACTTGCCGGCCCATGTGATCTTGCCAGAGCCGATGGGAAACACCGGCGGCAATCTGCCGCATGGACAAGACGCCGGATTTTTAGGCAAAGCGTTTGATCCGTTCGCATTGATGGCCGATCCATCGACACCGAACTTCCAGGTTCCCGACTTATTGCCGCCCAAAGAAATCGGCCAGGCCCGCTTAGAGCGTCGTCGCCGCTTGCGGCAGATTGTCGAAGGAACGATGCGCAATTTTGAGGCGAGCGAGAGCGCCAAGCTGATGGATGCGAACTTCGAGTCCGCCTATCGCATGATCACCAGCCCGGCTGCTCGTGACGCATTTGATCTCACGAAAGAGCCGCCGGCGCTGCGCGAGCGTTACGGCATGAATCGCTTTGGGCAAAGTTGCCTGTTGGCGCGACGCTTGATCGAAGCCGGCGTTCGCTTTGTCACGGTCAATACGTTTCTCACCGTCTTCAATGAGATCACGTGGGACATCCATGGCTCGAAGCCGTTTACGTCGATCGAAGGGATGAAAGAAATTGTCGCACCGATGTACGATCAGGCCTACTCGGCATTGATTACCGACTTGGTCGATCGTGGTTTGCTTGACAACACGCTGGTCTGCAATCTGGCCGAGTTCGGTCGAACGCCGCGTGTCAATCCTGCCGGCGGTCGCGATCATTGGCCGCAATGCTTTACCGTGTATTTCGCCGGCGGCGGAGTTCAAGGAGGTCGCGTCGTGGGACGCAGCGATCCCAACGGCGCCTATCCAGCCGAACGTCCCACACCGCCGTCCGAGGTGGTCGCGACCATCTATCGCAGTCTCGGACTCGATTTAGAAACAACGCTGCCCGGTCCTGCCGGTCGGCCATTCCCGCTAGTTGATTTTGGAGCGCACGCAATCGATGAATTATTCTAA
- a CDS encoding ArnT family glycosyltransferase yields MKGGRLAPWLLACVAAAAFFTNLGGPRLWDRDEPRNAGCAVEMLQANDWITPRFNDEVRSHKPVLLYWLMMTSYSTFGVNEFAARFWSAAFSVAVVLLTYDMGRRLFNPEAAFWGALALATSLMFAMAARIATPDALLVFTVTLSMWVYVWGVGDWSKPDSQYYPETWWKVALLYGSMGLAMLAKGPIGLVLPTAIIGMFLLIQRLPAGPATGWRRWLTPLMPFAPLHFLKTCWFMRPALAIVAALAVALPWYLWVGVREFAWIQGFFWEHNLGRATSAMEGHQGPVIFYVVAICIGFFPWSIFFLETILDVGAQIGRRVKETPGLIFLACWCGVWITLFTIAKTKLPSYVTPCYPALALLVGTALARLVSGETPVSRNWYITGFAISIVVGIGFLVGVPLAIDQFIPGEAILAVVGIAPLVGGIAAIYFFRKNQPGVALSVYGGTSLAFILLMFAFAAQRVDHHQLNQPIISLLRESDDELFAYNTLEPSWIFYGGRAIREVNGDETLLRQSIATSRSPLIVTTRGHYDRLSAEMQQQLSVVESVPYFLRKDDLVVLAPGDSPLAKTAALRKSSSR; encoded by the coding sequence ATGAAGGGGGGACGACTTGCCCCTTGGCTGTTGGCTTGCGTAGCTGCAGCGGCGTTTTTCACCAATCTCGGCGGCCCTCGGCTGTGGGATCGTGACGAACCGCGTAATGCCGGCTGCGCGGTCGAAATGCTGCAAGCCAACGACTGGATTACCCCTCGCTTCAACGACGAAGTTCGCTCTCACAAGCCGGTTCTGCTGTACTGGCTGATGATGACTTCCTACTCGACGTTCGGAGTCAACGAGTTCGCCGCCCGCTTTTGGTCCGCCGCGTTCAGCGTTGCAGTTGTGCTGCTAACCTACGACATGGGGCGGCGTCTGTTCAATCCAGAAGCCGCCTTTTGGGGCGCTTTGGCGCTGGCGACATCGTTGATGTTTGCAATGGCGGCTCGGATAGCGACTCCCGATGCGCTATTGGTTTTTACCGTAACCCTGTCGATGTGGGTCTATGTCTGGGGAGTTGGCGATTGGTCGAAGCCCGATTCCCAATATTATCCAGAAACGTGGTGGAAAGTTGCGTTGCTCTACGGATCGATGGGGCTGGCGATGTTGGCCAAAGGTCCGATCGGCCTGGTGCTGCCGACGGCGATCATCGGAATGTTCCTGTTGATCCAGCGCTTGCCGGCTGGCCCAGCGACCGGTTGGCGTCGTTGGCTCACGCCGCTGATGCCGTTCGCGCCGCTGCATTTTCTAAAAACATGCTGGTTCATGCGTCCCGCTCTGGCGATCGTCGCGGCACTGGCCGTCGCGCTTCCCTGGTATCTGTGGGTCGGCGTGCGTGAGTTCGCTTGGATCCAAGGATTCTTCTGGGAGCATAATCTCGGCCGCGCGACGTCGGCGATGGAAGGGCATCAAGGGCCTGTCATTTTCTATGTTGTCGCGATCTGCATCGGCTTTTTTCCGTGGTCGATTTTCTTCCTCGAGACTATTCTCGACGTCGGTGCGCAAATTGGCCGCCGCGTGAAGGAGACCCCCGGCTTGATCTTTCTGGCCTGTTGGTGCGGAGTTTGGATCACGCTGTTTACGATCGCCAAAACAAAACTGCCCAGTTATGTAACGCCCTGTTATCCTGCTTTGGCGCTGCTGGTCGGCACGGCGCTGGCGCGACTCGTCTCAGGAGAGACGCCAGTCAGCCGGAACTGGTACATCACTGGATTTGCGATTTCGATTGTGGTTGGGATTGGATTTTTGGTCGGCGTCCCGCTGGCAATCGATCAATTCATCCCGGGCGAAGCGATTTTGGCGGTGGTCGGCATCGCTCCATTGGTCGGAGGAATCGCCGCGATTTACTTCTTCCGCAAGAATCAGCCTGGCGTCGCGCTGTCGGTTTATGGAGGGACGAGTCTCGCGTTCATCTTGCTGATGTTCGCCTTCGCGGCCCAGCGCGTCGACCATCATCAATTGAATCAACCGATTATTTCTCTGCTGCGCGAGAGCGACGACGAACTGTTCGCCTATAACACGCTGGAGCCAAGTTGGATCTTCTATGGCGGTCGCGCGATTCGCGAAGTGAACGGCGACGAAACGCTGCTGCGGCAGTCCATCGCGACCAGTCGGTCTCCGTTGATCGTCACCACGCGCGGGCACTACGATCGACTATCGGCCGAAATGCAGCAACAACTGAGCGTCGTCGAGTCGGTTCCTTACTTCCTTCGCAAGGATGATTTGGTCGTTCTAGCGCCCGGAGATTCTCCCCTAGCCAAGACGGCGGCGCTACGTAAGTCAAGTTCTCGCTAA
- a CDS encoding phosphatase PAP2 family protein: protein MASKPQKHATSVESPSLADYSAELERTPTSMRRIYYLAAALFLLGFLALPIDHAVSANFVEPGDLAWKIEGDLRTLFLLSEAFAHGTGVLVIVIAMAVLDRRHRNLFYVPLLTALGGGMMANILKVSLLARIRPHAFDFTKSNWESFYAALPLFNSAAWPHLGQHDYQGCPSAHSATAAALAVALTSIYPHGRWLFVGLSLLAGFQRVLVGAHFPSDVIWGWSVGTAFAAVILDHNRLIRWTNAWVRRVRRVWGVTKSAEK, encoded by the coding sequence TTGGCGTCGAAGCCCCAAAAACATGCGACCTCGGTCGAGTCGCCGTCGCTAGCGGATTATTCTGCGGAACTAGAAAGAACGCCGACATCGATGCGGCGCATCTATTATCTGGCGGCTGCGCTGTTTCTGCTCGGATTTCTCGCGTTGCCGATTGACCATGCGGTAAGCGCCAATTTTGTGGAGCCCGGCGATCTGGCCTGGAAGATCGAAGGGGATCTCCGGACCCTCTTTTTGCTGAGCGAAGCGTTCGCCCATGGGACCGGCGTCCTTGTGATCGTGATCGCGATGGCCGTCTTGGATCGGCGGCATCGTAACTTGTTTTATGTGCCGCTGCTCACTGCGCTGGGGGGCGGCATGATGGCCAACATTCTGAAGGTTTCGCTGCTGGCTCGGATTCGCCCGCACGCGTTCGACTTCACAAAATCGAACTGGGAGTCGTTTTACGCGGCGCTCCCCTTGTTCAATTCCGCCGCCTGGCCGCATCTGGGCCAACATGACTACCAAGGCTGTCCGTCGGCACACTCGGCGACCGCCGCAGCGCTGGCGGTTGCATTGACGTCGATCTATCCACATGGCCGCTGGCTGTTTGTCGGGCTGTCGCTGCTGGCCGGTTTTCAACGCGTGTTGGTGGGTGCGCATTTTCCCAGCGACGTTATCTGGGGCTGGTCGGTCGGAACCGCATTTGCCGCGGTCATCTTGGATCACAATCGTTTGATCCGCTGGACCAATGCCTGGGTCCGTCGCGTTCGCCGCGTCTGGGGCGTCACGAAGAGCGCAGAAAAATAG
- a CDS encoding FKBP-type peptidyl-prolyl cis-trans isomerase, which produces MKRVLCMTLALLSFGPAVLQAQEPAAPQAELGSTMQKASYVIGRNFGTNIKSDLPTIDVKALLLGITESLEGKDSQLTQEQIQATMVEFQKMLIAEQQKTMDAAKQKGIEFLAENAKKPNVKTTKSGLQYIVEKEGTGPSPTKENDVVCHYKGELLDGTVFDSSYERGEPARFPVSRVIAGWTEALELMKTGAKWKLFVPSDLAYGEQGNPTIPPNSVLVFDIELLEVLPPAAAAAPGGAK; this is translated from the coding sequence ATGAAACGCGTCCTATGTATGACGCTGGCGCTCCTCTCGTTCGGTCCAGCCGTTCTGCAGGCTCAAGAGCCGGCCGCGCCGCAAGCGGAACTTGGTTCGACGATGCAAAAGGCCTCTTACGTCATCGGACGTAACTTCGGCACGAACATCAAATCGGATCTGCCGACGATCGACGTCAAAGCTTTGTTGCTGGGCATCACCGAATCGCTGGAAGGGAAGGATTCGCAACTGACCCAAGAACAGATCCAAGCGACCATGGTCGAATTCCAGAAAATGTTGATCGCCGAACAGCAGAAAACAATGGATGCCGCCAAACAAAAGGGAATTGAATTCCTGGCCGAAAACGCCAAGAAGCCGAACGTGAAGACGACCAAGAGCGGCCTGCAGTACATCGTCGAAAAAGAAGGGACCGGCCCCTCGCCGACCAAAGAAAACGACGTGGTCTGTCATTACAAAGGCGAACTGCTGGATGGCACCGTCTTCGATAGCTCGTACGAGCGAGGCGAACCAGCGCGATTCCCCGTCAGCCGCGTGATCGCCGGCTGGACTGAAGCGCTGGAATTGATGAAAACCGGCGCCAAATGGAAACTGTTCGTTCCGTCCGATTTGGCCTACGGCGAACAGGGCAATCCGACCATTCCGCCGAACTCGGTGCTGGTCTTTGACATCGAACTGCTCGAAGTCCTGCCGCCGGCCGCCGCGGCTGCCCCAGGTGGTGCAAAGTAG
- a CDS encoding DUF1570 domain-containing protein has translation MLAMRKLAICLAVWSLALLAGEAHLLAQGTKVPNPRAFGIDLPPGVISHNLTGSVEVRDEAGELVIGRIHVMIGSNLIVELPDGQLVTRAVNDLRRTDAPFKGLDKKSLAKRLEEKFPGFKTRTSRHYVFVYNTSNEFAEATMRILESMIPGMQKHAKAQRIDVHEPDVPLVAIMFATEAEYQQFSEVPEGIVAFYDTLANHVVMYERPTNPPLKQDLYYKQAISTIAHEGAHQILHNIGVQQRLSRWPMWISEGIAEYYAPTEFGVRMKWKGAGVINDMRMFELESYIKGKDAEQADGIMVEQTVKAARLTSTGYASAWGLTHFLASQRRSDFNELMRELSAIKPMEGSVDVSSGGVILSNQEDFSKHFGADLSEIEKGMVAHLKSQQYNHPFAEFAHFTATVKIISDGKTYGTANVFHAQDLAAQWQTQQLKKLTPEQRAGAQVEVRLFRNRGEAERFASQWLRSIR, from the coding sequence ATGCTTGCCATGAGAAAACTAGCGATTTGCCTCGCCGTTTGGTCGCTCGCCCTGCTAGCAGGGGAGGCTCATCTACTTGCTCAGGGGACGAAAGTCCCCAATCCCAGAGCTTTTGGGATCGATCTGCCGCCGGGAGTCATTTCTCACAATCTCACCGGTAGTGTCGAAGTACGCGATGAAGCCGGCGAATTGGTCATTGGTCGAATTCATGTGATGATCGGCAGCAATCTGATTGTCGAGCTTCCCGATGGCCAATTGGTGACCCGAGCAGTCAACGACCTGCGACGGACCGACGCGCCATTCAAGGGGCTCGACAAAAAGTCGTTGGCCAAGCGTCTGGAAGAAAAATTCCCTGGCTTCAAGACGCGGACCAGTCGGCATTATGTTTTCGTCTACAACACGTCCAACGAGTTTGCCGAAGCGACGATGCGCATTTTGGAATCGATGATTCCAGGCATGCAAAAACATGCCAAGGCGCAGCGGATTGATGTCCATGAACCGGACGTTCCGCTGGTCGCGATCATGTTTGCAACCGAGGCCGAATACCAACAATTCAGCGAGGTTCCGGAAGGGATTGTCGCGTTCTACGACACGCTGGCCAATCATGTGGTGATGTATGAACGCCCCACGAATCCCCCGCTAAAACAAGACCTTTACTACAAACAGGCGATCTCCACGATCGCCCACGAAGGCGCCCACCAGATCTTGCACAACATCGGCGTGCAGCAGCGACTTTCGCGTTGGCCGATGTGGATTTCAGAAGGAATCGCCGAGTATTACGCTCCGACCGAGTTCGGCGTGCGGATGAAATGGAAAGGCGCCGGCGTCATTAACGACATGCGGATGTTTGAATTGGAGTCGTACATCAAAGGCAAAGACGCCGAACAAGCCGATGGAATCATGGTCGAACAAACGGTCAAAGCGGCCCGACTGACTTCGACCGGCTACGCTTCGGCATGGGGTTTAACCCATTTTCTCGCCTCGCAGCGGCGGTCTGATTTCAATGAACTGATGCGAGAGTTGAGCGCGATCAAGCCGATGGAAGGCTCGGTCGACGTCTCGAGCGGCGGGGTGATCCTCTCGAATCAGGAGGATTTCTCGAAACATTTTGGCGCTGACCTCAGCGAGATCGAAAAGGGGATGGTCGCTCACCTCAAATCGCAACAATACAACCATCCCTTCGCAGAATTCGCCCATTTTACGGCGACCGTGAAGATCATTTCGGACGGTAAAACCTACGGAACCGCGAATGTGTTTCATGCTCAGGACCTTGCCGCCCAGTGGCAAACGCAGCAGTTAAAAAAGCTGACTCCAGAGCAACGCGCCGGGGCTCAAGTCGAGGTTCGCTTGTTTCGTAACCGAGGGGAAGCGGAGCGATTCGCCTCACAATGGCTGCGTTCAATCCGCTAG